From the Prochlorococcus sp. MIT 1223 genome, the window TTGATTGGAATTGATGGCTTTATAGGAGAAGATTCCATTTTCGCAGATGAAATAATCCTCCAAGGTATACTTTTTTGAGCCATCTGTAATTGATATCTATCTCTAGCAGACATTAGACTTTGTAAATTCCTTTCTGCTATTTTTAACTGTGTAGTGAGATTAGTGTAAACCTTTATATTATAAGGTTGCTCAAGAAAATCAGTTTTATTGTTTAATCTTTGATTTTTCAACGTATCTAAATTCTTATAATTTATTTCCAAAGCTATGTCTACTGTTTTTAATTGATTCTTAATTACCAAAGGTTCTAATTTATTTAATCTAGACTTAAGTCCTTTAACAACTTCAGAGTTTTCAGTGAATTTTGTTCTCGCCGCAGCTAATTCAGACTCTGCTTTAATTAATTGATCTAATAATCCTTTATCAAATTCTGTTACTTCAAGACCAGAATTAGAATTAAATCCTCCTAAGCTATCACCAAAACCTGATGCTGATATCGTTCTATTTATTATTTGTTTTCTAACATTTTTAAGACTGGCTATCTCTTTCTCTAAAAATAAAATGTCATCTCTAATATCACGCTCTTTTATTTTAATGGCTCTACCTTCATAAGTAGGGTCTATTACTCCATATTTTTCTCTAAATGCTTCTAACTTACTCTGAATCTCAATTGTCTTTAACCTAAGCGATGGTTCCTGATTATTCAAAAATTTCAATCCATCGATTAAACTCTCTGTTTTCTGCTCAAGTGCTGCCTCTAAATATCTTTTGGCCAATGCTTCAAGTATTTTCTGCCCCAATTCTCTATTATTAATCTCTAATTTAACATCTAAGACCCCCCTAGGTCTTCTTCCAGCAAATACGGAAGGATGATCTATAGATAACATTCCAGCCAAAGAACGAGGATTAATATTGAACTCCTTAGCAACATCTGATAGATAAAATGGACTTTTAAGCAAAGAGACCAATGTTGGCACATCAGCGGAAACTCCACTGCGGGCTGCAAGTCCAAAAATTCCTTCGTCAGCCATTAGATTTTTATCTATTTCATTTCTGACAATTGGATCTTGTATCATCAAAGAGAACTGTCCAATATATACAGGTCTAAATATTCTTAAATAGGTTGTAGTTACTCCAAAAGCTATAAAAATCGAACTTGCTGTTACATAAAAGATTTTTTTTCTACGTAATATAGCTTTCCAAATTTCTCCAAATTCTATAAAGTCTTCATTAGAAGCAAATGTTTTACGACTTAAAGCTCTTGTTGTTTCATCGCCCTGTGATAACTGATTTGACTTTGAATCTTCAAGCATATTTCTTATCCCTGTAGTTCTTATCCCTGTAGTTTATATACTACATTAAAATAGGCAGAAATTAGCAGGCAAAGTTCCGGTTCGCTTATGCAAGATCTGAAAAAGCCCATTCTATGCTAATATTAAAAATATTATTGAGAAGAAATTGAGTGCTCGGAAACCTGTGAGCAGCCTGTTGTTGGCTATCTTCCTGCTTTCAGCTGATTTAATAGGTTTGCCTTTAATTCATTCAAAACCTGCCCAAGATAGTCAAGCTAACAATAAAGAGATTGCTTTAAAAAGAACCAACAAAGAGCAAGGCATTAATAATAATGATTATCTAATAGGGCCTGGAGATAGCTTATATTTAACTCTTTACGGTGCAAAAGAATTCAATGGTAACTATAATGTAATGAGAGATGGTTATGTTCGACTACCATTAATAGGCAATGTAAATCTAAACTTTAGTACAATTGATGAAGCCTCATATAAGATAAAAGAATTATATAAATCACAATTACTAAATCCAGAGCTTCACTTAAAAGTATCTAAGACGAGGCCTCCTAGAGTAGCGATTATAGGGGAAATAAATAATCCTGGTATTTACGTATTAGGGAAAGGAGAAAGTTTTGCGAAGGTTCCTACATATTCAGGAGAACTTCCTACCCTTGTTGACGCAATTCAAGTAGCTGGTGGTATTACAGATGAAACAAATCTAACCAATGTAAAACTAATTAGAAGGTTAGCCGGAAACAAGCCTGAATACAAAGAGGCAAGCATTAACTTAATAGAGCTATTAACAGATGGAAATCATGTGCAAAATCCTCTTATTTACGATGGTGACACTATTAAATTAAGTAAAGCAAAGTATATTCCTGACATTGATAGAGATAAAGCATTAGCTAATTTATCACCTAAAACAATTGTAGTGAGCATAATTGGACAAGTTATAGCGCCAGGAAGAATAGAAATACCAAGGAATACCCCTTTATCTCAGGCCATACTCCAAACTGGCGGAGTAATCCCTATGAAGGGAAATAAAAGCAATGTTCAATTAATTAGGGTAAATAGAAATGGATCAGTTTCCAGAAAGAAATACAGGATGAATATAAGTAGAGGAGGATCAGAAAAATATAACCCAATACTTAAAAATGGGGACATTATTAATGTGACAACAAGTACACTAGGGAGCATTACAACAGGAGCAAACGCAATTACTGAACCATTAAGCCCACTAGTAACTGCAATATCGGCATATAGAATATTCACAGATTAAATTAGAATGTAAATTAGCAATCACCAAAAATGAATATAGATATAATCACAGTTAACAAGAACTCTGGTTATCAATTTAAGAAAACAAAAGAAAACATCCTCTCTATTTTAGAAACTGAAAGTAGAGTCTCTTGGTTAATTATAGACTCCAAGTCTTCTGATATAAGTTCAATAATATTATCTTCTATAAGTCCCAGCAATAACATAAGAATAGTCAAAGCAGTTGATAGCGGCATATATAATGCAATGAACAAAGCCATAGAAATTACGAAATCTGATTATGCCTTATTTATAAATAGTGGTGATACTATAAATATTGACGCTTTTAGATTAGCTCTACTAAAACTAAAGATTATCAGGACAAGTCTTATTTGTGGATATAGATTAGAAAATAATAACTTACTGAATAATCTTATAAACTATTTGCAAAATTTGCTAGGTTTATCTATGCCTTCATCACACAATTCTATTATATATGAAGTTAAGGCACTGAAAAGACATAAATTCAAAGAAAGATACTTATGTGCTGCAGATTACGAGCAGTATTTAGCGCTAAAAAAGTCAAATCATAGGTTTGTCTACTCTAAGAGATTTAAAATTACTAACATAAATGCTAATGGTTTTATCGCTAAGAATAAAATTAAAAGTTATATAGAGTATATTGATATAAATTATTTATACCAATATCATATTGTTAGCCAATATTGGCAGTACAGACTATTTATCTTAAAATTATTGAAGAGATTCAATAGCAAGATTATTGCTCAATAAAGATTTGGAAATTCACTTCGCCTACGGAAATATAGCTGTTGACATCTGGCTAAAGCCTATATGTCTTAGCTCGTCAGATAAGACTATGATTTATTATCAATCTTTAACACCTTGCCATACAAAAAGTAAAAATATAATTAGGATGCCAAACTGGTTCAATGTAAAGTTCTCCTACGACAGTAATATTTTACTATTTCTACCAAGTTGTATTTATTTATATCTTATCTTTATTAAGAATAGGCATAGCAAGTGTGTATTTCATATGACTTCTTTTTCATTACTACCGCTAACAATAGCAAAGCTAGCTGGAGTAAAAGAAAGGGTTTATTTTAATCATGGTTTTGCAAATATTGATTCTATCGGGATTGTCAAATATATACTCTATTTCATGGAGTTACTTAATATAGCGCTTTCTACAAGTGTTATCACAGTTTCACCAAAACATTTAGAATATCTAAAAGGTAATCTTCTAACAAAACTTAAACCAATAAAAGTTCCATTACCAGGTTCATGTAGTGGTATACATAAAAGCAGGTATCTCTCTTCTGCAGATTTAAATAATAAGATTTCAAGTTTTTTAGATGAAAGTCAGCCTATAGTTTTAAGTTATATCGGTAGGCCAATTGCAAGAAAAGGATTTCCACTAATTTTAAATATTTTCGAAGAATTGCTTACAGAGATGAAGGAAAGAGAAGTGAAGCTTCAAATAATGGGAATAAATAGGCGTTTAATAGAAAAAAATATAAAAAATCAAGCTAATTTAGCCTTTATAGAATCAATTTCTTTCACATCAAATATTGATAATTATTTAATGAAATCAATTGCAATTATATTACCTAGTATGAGGGAAGGATTTGGGAGCGTGCTACTTGAAGGAGCAGCTAACGGGAATGCAATATTCACTTTTAACATTGAAGGTCCAAATTGCCTTACTAAAGATGGATATAATTCAATTATTATTCCTAAAGGCTATAATGCAAAGGAATTTGCCAAAACTATATCAAAAACACTTAGAGATAAAAATGGAACTATTAAACTTATGAAACAAGCCAGGTTGTCATCAGAGGAATTTGAGCAATCATTAATATTGAAAGAATTAAGAAAAATTTTATAACAAATCAATCCTAATAGTTATGTATTGCTTATTTAAAGAATTTATTGATAGGGTCTCAGCATCAATTTTATTTATTATTTTTATACCTATATACATATTAATTAGTTTAATCGTCTTTATAGATCTTGGAAATCCAATATTCTTCAAGCAATCAAGGCCTGGGCTTAAGGGTAAATTATTTACTCTAATTAAATTTCGAACTATGCAAAGTATAAAAAGTAAAGATGTAGATTTAATTTCAGACTCTAGTAGAACCTCAAAAGTAGGTAAATTCCTCCGAAAGACCTCTCTTGATGAACTACCTGAACTAATAAATATAATAAATGGTAAAATGAGTTTCGTTGGCCCTAGGCCACTTTTAATTGAATATTTAGATCTATACTCACCTGAACAAATGAGGCGACATAATGTAAAACCTGGACTTAGTGGTTGGGCACAAGTAAATGGAAGAAATTCAATATCGTGGGAAAAAAAATTTAAATTAGATCTATGGTATATAAAGAATCAAAGTTTCCTGTTAGATATAAAAATATTGTTTCTGACAATGATAAGAGTTATTAGAATGGACTCAATATATTCAGATGGAGAATCAATTAATACTCACTTCAAAGGTCATTTAAATTAATCTTAATTGTAAATAGAACTCATGAATAGATTACTTATTATTGGAGCTGGAGGACATTCTAGAGTGATACTTGAAACAGCTCAAGCAATCGGCTGTTATTCTGATTATGCTTATCTAGATGATAAATACACTAAGGAAATTGAATCGGAAACTATTAACGGCATTCCTATAATTGGCAAGATATCCTATTTATCTAGTGATTTTTGTAAATCTAATTATAATTCAGCAATAGTTGCAATAGGTGATTCAGCTATGAGAGTTTCTATTTTAAAAAAACTATTAAAATATTATCAAGTACCCTTTCTAATTCACCCCAATGCATATGTTGCAGCGTCAGCCACTTTGGATAATGGTACTGTAGTTTTTGCGCAAGCTGCAGTACAATCCAATGCTGTTGTTGGAGAAGGTTGTATTATTAATACTTGTGCATCTATAGATCATGATGTTGTTTTAGCTGAAGGAGTACATATTTGTCCTGGAGCTCACTTAGCAGGCAATGTAAGAATTGGCAAATCAACTTGGGTAGGCATTGGTTCATCTATTATTCAAAATATTAATATTGGCTCAAATGTATATATTGGAGCAGGATCAGTAGTTTTAAAAGACATTAATAGTGGCTCTCGAGTGGCAGGAGTTCCTGCGCGTGCTATATCTTAGCCCTAAAAACATATACAATCCCTGTTTTGAATTTACCTTATTGGCCAGAGTTTGATAGTTCTCAAATCAATGCCGCAGTTAAGGTTCTCAATTCTGGAAAAGTAAATAAATGGACAGGGAATGAAACAGAGAACTTTGAAAAAGAATTTGCAAGTTTCTGTGGGACTAAATATGCAATTGCATTAGCAAATGGATCAATAGCTCTCTCAGCTGCTCTAAAAGCACTTGGGATAGGAGATGGCGATGAAGTTATCACGACTCCTAGAAGCTTCATCGCTACTGCTTCTTCAATTGTTTTAGAAGGCGCCCAACCTGTTTTCGCTGATATCGATAAAGATTCAGGTTGCATTACTGCCAATAGTATTGAACCTCTTATTAATCATGCTACAAAAGCAATTTTGGTAGTACATCTCGCAGGGTGGCCGGCAGATATGCTATCTATATGCAAATTAGCAAAAAGTAAAAATATATTCGTAATAGAAGACTGTGCTCAAGCTCATGGAGCTGAGATAGGGTCTAAAAGTGTTGGGAGCTTTGGTGATATTTCAGCTTGGAGCTTTTGTCAGGATAAAATAATAAGTACAGCTGGAGAAGGCGGAATGATAACTACTGATAGAAGAGACCTATGGGAGAAGGTATGGTCACTAAAAGATCATGGTAAGAGTTTAAATTCATTAAAGCAAAGTAAAGCCTTAAAAAC encodes:
- a CDS encoding glycosyltransferase; the encoded protein is MTSFSLLPLTIAKLAGVKERVYFNHGFANIDSIGIVKYILYFMELLNIALSTSVITVSPKHLEYLKGNLLTKLKPIKVPLPGSCSGIHKSRYLSSADLNNKISSFLDESQPIVLSYIGRPIARKGFPLILNIFEELLTEMKEREVKLQIMGINRRLIEKNIKNQANLAFIESISFTSNIDNYLMKSIAIILPSMREGFGSVLLEGAANGNAIFTFNIEGPNCLTKDGYNSIIIPKGYNAKEFAKTISKTLRDKNGTIKLMKQARLSSEEFEQSLILKELRKIL
- a CDS encoding polysaccharide biosynthesis tyrosine autokinase, which gives rise to MLEDSKSNQLSQGDETTRALSRKTFASNEDFIEFGEIWKAILRRKKIFYVTASSIFIAFGVTTTYLRIFRPVYIGQFSLMIQDPIVRNEIDKNLMADEGIFGLAARSGVSADVPTLVSLLKSPFYLSDVAKEFNINPRSLAGMLSIDHPSVFAGRRPRGVLDVKLEINNRELGQKILEALAKRYLEAALEQKTESLIDGLKFLNNQEPSLRLKTIEIQSKLEAFREKYGVIDPTYEGRAIKIKERDIRDDILFLEKEIASLKNVRKQIINRTISASGFGDSLGGFNSNSGLEVTEFDKGLLDQLIKAESELAAARTKFTENSEVVKGLKSRLNKLEPLVIKNQLKTVDIALEINYKNLDTLKNQRLNNKTDFLEQPYNIKVYTNLTTQLKIAERNLQSLMSARDRYQLQMAQKSIPWRIISSAKMESSPIKPSIPINLMLGILTSAVGGIGASLLRDKLDYVYRNSSEVTEELDVPLLAHIPHVTFFEGVREDNRFLFDDLDNLLDSEEDKEKEKYERFFYQESLRNLYTSIRFLNSEKQLKSIAITSSLPSEGKSLLNALLSKTIAEMGIKVVLIDADMRKPQLHHRLGVNNLKGLSNVLIDRNNSLEDVIQKVPANENWFVITAGTKPPDPTRLLSSNRMKEINDELIQSGKYDLVLYDTPPILGLADAALVAANTDGMILLVSLNNVDRSMPIASLERIYSSGATLLGVVTNALKPELKSETNSYYSQVYASYAIDEPTKINENIDAGIQAREKLSKRQLIRKEIIDLIKKLKDKAAKFINWIEN
- a CDS encoding DegT/DnrJ/EryC1/StrS aminotransferase family protein, with protein sequence MNLPYWPEFDSSQINAAVKVLNSGKVNKWTGNETENFEKEFASFCGTKYAIALANGSIALSAALKALGIGDGDEVITTPRSFIATASSIVLEGAQPVFADIDKDSGCITANSIEPLINHATKAILVVHLAGWPADMLSICKLAKSKNIFVIEDCAQAHGAEIGSKSVGSFGDISAWSFCQDKIISTAGEGGMITTDRRDLWEKVWSLKDHGKSLNSLKQSKALKTYAYKFMHESFGYNFRLTELQSAIGRIQLRMLSKWNEIRTRNALILFKYLESIPSIRIALPKKDLKHAYYKVYVYLEKRYLKDNWNRERIMHEINSQGFPAFSGTCSEIYLEDCFKKNSKYGFQVLPNAKLLGETSLMFLVHPTINEIHMNKYSEIIRSVLLNSIK
- a CDS encoding glycosyltransferase, with the translated sequence MNIDIITVNKNSGYQFKKTKENILSILETESRVSWLIIDSKSSDISSIILSSISPSNNIRIVKAVDSGIYNAMNKAIEITKSDYALFINSGDTINIDAFRLALLKLKIIRTSLICGYRLENNNLLNNLINYLQNLLGLSMPSSHNSIIYEVKALKRHKFKERYLCAADYEQYLALKKSNHRFVYSKRFKITNINANGFIAKNKIKSYIEYIDINYLYQYHIVSQYWQYRLFILKLLKRFNSKIIAQ
- a CDS encoding sugar transferase is translated as MYCLFKEFIDRVSASILFIIFIPIYILISLIVFIDLGNPIFFKQSRPGLKGKLFTLIKFRTMQSIKSKDVDLISDSSRTSKVGKFLRKTSLDELPELINIINGKMSFVGPRPLLIEYLDLYSPEQMRRHNVKPGLSGWAQVNGRNSISWEKKFKLDLWYIKNQSFLLDIKILFLTMIRVIRMDSIYSDGESINTHFKGHLN
- a CDS encoding SLBB domain-containing protein — its product is MAIFLLSADLIGLPLIHSKPAQDSQANNKEIALKRTNKEQGINNNDYLIGPGDSLYLTLYGAKEFNGNYNVMRDGYVRLPLIGNVNLNFSTIDEASYKIKELYKSQLLNPELHLKVSKTRPPRVAIIGEINNPGIYVLGKGESFAKVPTYSGELPTLVDAIQVAGGITDETNLTNVKLIRRLAGNKPEYKEASINLIELLTDGNHVQNPLIYDGDTIKLSKAKYIPDIDRDKALANLSPKTIVVSIIGQVIAPGRIEIPRNTPLSQAILQTGGVIPMKGNKSNVQLIRVNRNGSVSRKKYRMNISRGGSEKYNPILKNGDIINVTTSTLGSITTGANAITEPLSPLVTAISAYRIFTD
- a CDS encoding acetyltransferase gives rise to the protein MNRLLIIGAGGHSRVILETAQAIGCYSDYAYLDDKYTKEIESETINGIPIIGKISYLSSDFCKSNYNSAIVAIGDSAMRVSILKKLLKYYQVPFLIHPNAYVAASATLDNGTVVFAQAAVQSNAVVGEGCIINTCASIDHDVVLAEGVHICPGAHLAGNVRIGKSTWVGIGSSIIQNINIGSNVYIGAGSVVLKDINSGSRVAGVPARAIS